One genomic window of Deinococcus misasensis DSM 22328 includes the following:
- a CDS encoding allantoate amidohydrolase translates to MDAKALTAQILQRCEVLSHCSDVPGQIHRLFLSPATRTVHRYLTEWMQEAGLEVRTDPIGNLRAVKRSSNPKARTFMVASHIDTVPNAGKYDGILGVLMGIALTGKLSEEDLQHHLEIVAFSEEEGVRFQQPFLGSSVLAGTFQPEWLKRKDASNQSLAETLFKWGLDQNRIPLEAYEPRELLGYFEIHIEQGPVLAERKLPVGVVSGIVGQSRLNITFLGQAGHAGTTPMPMRLDALAGTAEFVAFTEDYALRNPGLVATVGKMDVKPNTSNVIPGQVTCSLDVRHLSDEKRLQAVQDLLHEAHMIAQKRKLGLQHELPLDQKAVICEDRLMESLMEACDFCGIPAFTLPSGAGHDAMVMAQVTDVSMLFVRSPNAISHHPDETVLFEDVEAALKASGQFLNHILR, encoded by the coding sequence ATGGACGCCAAAGCCCTGACCGCACAGATCCTGCAGCGCTGCGAAGTGCTCTCCCACTGCTCGGATGTTCCCGGGCAGATTCACCGTTTGTTCCTGTCTCCAGCCACCCGCACCGTGCACCGTTACCTCACCGAATGGATGCAGGAAGCGGGTCTGGAAGTCAGGACCGACCCCATCGGGAACCTGCGTGCTGTCAAACGCAGTTCCAACCCCAAAGCCCGAACCTTCATGGTGGCCTCGCACATCGACACGGTGCCCAACGCTGGAAAATACGACGGCATTCTGGGTGTCCTGATGGGGATTGCTCTGACAGGGAAGCTTTCAGAAGAAGACCTGCAACACCACCTCGAAATTGTGGCCTTCAGCGAAGAAGAAGGGGTGCGCTTCCAGCAGCCTTTTCTGGGCTCCAGTGTGCTCGCTGGCACCTTCCAGCCCGAGTGGCTGAAACGCAAAGACGCCAGCAACCAGAGCCTCGCGGAAACCCTCTTCAAATGGGGCCTTGACCAGAACCGCATTCCTCTGGAGGCCTACGAACCCAGAGAACTGCTGGGGTACTTTGAAATCCACATCGAACAGGGACCTGTGCTTGCTGAAAGGAAACTGCCGGTTGGGGTGGTCAGTGGGATTGTGGGCCAGTCCCGCCTGAACATCACTTTTCTGGGACAGGCCGGACACGCAGGCACCACCCCCATGCCGATGCGTCTGGACGCTCTGGCTGGAACGGCAGAATTCGTTGCGTTTACAGAAGATTACGCCCTCAGAAATCCGGGACTGGTGGCCACCGTGGGCAAAATGGACGTGAAACCCAACACCAGCAATGTGATTCCCGGTCAGGTCACCTGCAGTCTGGACGTGCGGCACCTGTCCGATGAAAAACGCCTGCAGGCTGTGCAAGACCTCCTCCACGAAGCCCACATGATCGCCCAGAAACGCAAACTGGGCCTGCAGCACGAACTTCCTCTGGACCAGAAAGCGGTGATCTGCGAAGACCGCCTGATGGAAAGCCTGATGGAAGCCTGCGATTTCTGCGGCATTCCAGCCTTCACCTTGCCCAGTGGCGCAGGTCATGATGCCATGGTGATGGCACAGGTCACCGATGTCTCGATGCTGTTTGTCCGGTCTCCAAACGCCATCAGCCACCACCCTGACGAAACCGTGCTTTTTGAGGATGTCGAGGCTGCTTTGAAAGCCTCTGGACAGTTTTTAAACCACATCTTGAGGTGA
- the aceB gene encoding malate synthase A, with protein MTLLAQTPDAFREILSPEALEFLQALHVQFNARRLELLQKREERQVQLDAGALFDFLPETEHIRTSEWKVRPAPQDLQDRRVEITGPVDRKMVINALNSGTKVFMADFEDANSPTWENCLQGQINLRDAVCKTITFEGAGKTYRLNDQTATLLVRPRGWHLDEKHLLFFGVEVSGSLFDFGLFLFHNHQQLKANGTGAYFYLPKLESHLEARLWNDVFTFAEDRLGLERGFIRATVLIETLPAAFEMEEILYELREHSAGLNCGRWDYIFSAIKKLRNHPKFVMPDRGKVTMNTHMMRSYSRLAIQTCHKRGAHAMGGMSAFIPVKNDEEANQRAFEQVRMDKEREAGDGHDGTWVAHPGLVPVALEVFDRLMPGPNQLEKIPEMQITAQDLLTVPEGTITEAGLRLNVNVGIQYLWFWLSGFGAAPINNLMEDAATAEISRAQVWQWMHHQAQLEDGRTITESLVKQVLQEELSHLGEKYQQAAELFWTVASTSPLTDFLTLPGYRMLD; from the coding sequence ATGACCTTACTGGCCCAGACACCTGATGCTTTCCGTGAGATCTTAAGCCCTGAAGCGCTGGAATTCCTGCAGGCCCTGCATGTGCAGTTCAATGCCCGCAGGCTGGAATTGCTGCAAAAACGTGAAGAACGCCAGGTCCAGTTGGACGCTGGAGCCCTTTTTGATTTTTTGCCCGAGACCGAACACATCCGCACTTCGGAATGGAAGGTGCGCCCTGCACCGCAAGATTTGCAGGACCGCCGGGTGGAAATCACCGGACCGGTGGACCGCAAAATGGTCATCAATGCCTTAAACAGCGGGACAAAAGTCTTCATGGCAGATTTTGAAGACGCCAACAGCCCCACCTGGGAAAACTGCCTTCAGGGGCAGATCAATTTGCGTGACGCTGTCTGCAAAACCATCACCTTTGAAGGGGCAGGCAAAACCTACCGTTTGAATGACCAGACTGCCACCTTGCTGGTGCGTCCCAGAGGGTGGCACCTGGACGAGAAACACCTGTTGTTTTTTGGGGTGGAGGTGTCGGGCAGCCTGTTTGATTTTGGCCTGTTCCTGTTCCACAACCACCAGCAACTCAAAGCGAACGGCACCGGAGCTTACTTTTACCTGCCCAAGCTGGAAAGCCATCTGGAAGCCCGGCTCTGGAACGACGTGTTCACTTTCGCAGAAGACCGCCTCGGGCTGGAAAGGGGATTCATCCGGGCCACGGTCCTGATTGAAACCCTGCCCGCCGCGTTCGAGATGGAAGAAATCCTGTACGAACTGCGTGAGCACTCGGCGGGCCTGAACTGTGGACGCTGGGACTACATTTTCAGTGCCATCAAGAAACTCCGGAACCACCCCAAGTTTGTGATGCCAGACCGGGGCAAAGTCACCATGAACACCCACATGATGCGCTCGTATTCCAGACTGGCCATCCAGACCTGCCACAAACGCGGAGCACACGCCATGGGTGGGATGAGCGCTTTCATTCCCGTCAAAAACGATGAGGAGGCCAACCAGAGGGCCTTCGAGCAGGTCCGAATGGACAAAGAAAGGGAAGCTGGAGACGGTCACGACGGAACCTGGGTGGCCCACCCCGGACTGGTGCCTGTCGCTCTGGAGGTCTTTGATCGCCTGATGCCCGGCCCCAACCAGCTTGAAAAGATCCCAGAAATGCAGATCACTGCACAGGACCTCCTCACCGTTCCTGAGGGCACCATCACCGAAGCGGGTTTGAGGCTGAATGTCAATGTGGGCATCCAGTACCTGTGGTTCTGGCTTTCGGGTTTCGGGGCTGCACCCATCAACAACCTGATGGAAGACGCCGCCACCGCTGAAATTTCCAGAGCACAGGTCTGGCAGTGGATGCACCATCAGGCCCAACTGGAAGATGGACGCACCATCACAGAAAGTCTGGTGAAACAGGTCCTGCAAGAAGAACTGTCCCATTTGGGCGAGAAGTACCAGCAGGCAGCAGAGCTGTTCTGGACGGTGGCCAGCACCTCTCCCCTGACCGACTTTCTGACCCTGCCGGGCTACAGGATGCTGGACTGA
- a CDS encoding helix-turn-helix transcriptional regulator yields MARKPAPNPAHLTTFHALQSVLDGLTATLGSHTEVVLHDFQDPEHSVKAISGSVTRRKIGSPVSPNVLSLMQEGNLAQSRLNVVNRTPEGRIIKTSTLPLRDEQGEVFGALCINIDVTDLRVALTVLQELAGTEPPGLQSQSFPLEVSETIHSVLNDEERRLGLPLDRLSRAEKQQLCVALERRGLFQIQKAIPMVAKRLGLSRASIYSYLAEARQHEKGEHDLTGPDT; encoded by the coding sequence ATGGCACGCAAGCCTGCCCCCAACCCTGCGCACCTGACCACCTTCCATGCCCTCCAGTCCGTGCTGGATGGCCTGACCGCCACTCTGGGTTCCCATACCGAAGTGGTGCTGCATGATTTTCAGGATCCCGAGCACAGCGTCAAAGCCATCTCGGGTTCTGTCACCAGACGCAAAATTGGCAGTCCGGTCAGTCCGAATGTGCTTTCCCTGATGCAAGAAGGGAACCTCGCACAATCCAGACTGAATGTGGTGAACCGCACCCCAGAGGGGCGGATCATCAAGACCAGCACTTTGCCACTCAGGGATGAACAGGGGGAGGTTTTTGGCGCACTGTGCATCAACATTGACGTGACCGACCTGAGGGTGGCCCTCACGGTGCTGCAGGAACTGGCGGGCACAGAGCCGCCCGGACTGCAAAGCCAGAGTTTTCCCTTAGAGGTCAGCGAAACCATCCACAGTGTGCTGAACGATGAGGAGCGCAGACTGGGTCTGCCTCTGGACCGGCTGTCCAGAGCCGAAAAACAGCAGTTGTGTGTGGCTCTGGAGCGGCGTGGACTGTTTCAAATTCAAAAAGCCATTCCCATGGTCGCCAAGCGGCTGGGGCTTTCGCGGGCCAGCATTTACAGTTACCTCGCAGAGGCCCGCCAGCACGAAAAGGGGGAACATGACCTTACTGGCCCAGACACCTGA
- a CDS encoding DUF4419 domain-containing protein yields MNASNGHAETIDKNIIDKVPSPDLLVALVITGDQPKRYEVFQLDVHDFMGEVTCWQDPSNPPEHLDPLHKVQDILEAVQVEQVKNLLHSKPWQHLSSEQKLAHSVPLHLIFQDTQGFQRVSWNAGEIPALDQLADQIQRLFQNVDSTGDVLQVLDRSEGIRFKVDDVEPARTPFPQSRLIHRLRRTLEAEVIATSFDAEKTGVESHSHGLVAAIHSAFSRHHPLVLCPDSLWITVAQGVSTHIANHAEVLRSQFVDHEGKKTLNITTNENFDPYRSIEEWAQRVTEWSEMVEAEVKNNFASLFLCDFSTTTPTARLVSQVVMMDAFKSYFEYTETCICGIPEITLKGSVEDWENFREKVRALDAVGLSMWTRHLLPLCDQFIRTAKGHPSKHFWQSIYKPLNAYGGELITGWIKLFFLYLGSEPDAQKINEMLEKPFQGFASKDSVYSRNLSDGLSKVAITVKQVHFDGTITLHPFQLVAGVVGATQDPKTLHIEPLLGWGVAKTSYKAIKTTHQNQKSSPLKKRDLLQVGLKRKTADAIMEIQKREGRIGRYHLWGFDLGDCKDLGSHVVVGRNPQETLLIEKKTGHVYVADPEGKHPIKANTSIERFNDFVLRFNRFFDGDMPPITIEQVGVLHLFEDIEAILMRDEPSALFHPEDYWPQRLKARGWPLRKSNP; encoded by the coding sequence ATGAATGCATCCAATGGACATGCAGAAACCATTGACAAAAACATCATTGATAAAGTGCCTTCTCCTGATTTGCTGGTTGCTCTGGTGATCACAGGAGATCAACCAAAAAGGTACGAGGTTTTTCAGTTGGATGTCCATGACTTCATGGGAGAAGTCACATGCTGGCAAGACCCTTCAAACCCACCAGAGCACCTTGATCCCTTGCACAAAGTTCAGGACATTCTGGAAGCAGTCCAAGTGGAGCAAGTGAAAAACCTGTTGCACTCCAAGCCATGGCAACACCTGTCTTCTGAACAAAAACTTGCACATTCTGTACCCCTCCATCTGATTTTCCAGGACACACAGGGGTTTCAACGGGTGTCATGGAATGCAGGCGAAATTCCTGCGCTGGACCAACTGGCCGATCAAATCCAAAGGCTCTTTCAAAACGTGGACTCCACAGGTGATGTGTTGCAGGTGCTGGACCGTTCAGAAGGCATCCGATTCAAAGTCGATGATGTGGAACCTGCCCGAACACCCTTTCCACAGTCGAGGCTTATTCATCGGTTGCGTCGAACCTTGGAGGCCGAGGTGATCGCCACCAGTTTTGATGCGGAAAAAACAGGGGTTGAATCCCATTCGCATGGTCTGGTGGCAGCCATCCATTCCGCCTTCAGTCGGCATCACCCTCTGGTGCTGTGCCCGGACAGCTTGTGGATCACCGTGGCACAAGGGGTGTCCACCCACATTGCGAATCATGCTGAAGTTTTGCGCAGCCAATTCGTGGACCATGAAGGCAAAAAGACACTCAACATCACAACCAACGAAAACTTTGATCCCTACCGTTCCATCGAAGAGTGGGCTCAACGCGTAACAGAATGGTCGGAAATGGTTGAGGCAGAAGTCAAAAACAACTTTGCGTCATTGTTCTTGTGTGATTTTTCCACGACCACCCCCACAGCCAGACTGGTCAGTCAGGTGGTAATGATGGACGCTTTCAAATCCTATTTTGAATACACTGAAACGTGCATTTGTGGAATTCCAGAGATCACCCTCAAAGGAAGCGTCGAGGACTGGGAAAACTTCAGAGAAAAGGTGAGGGCACTGGATGCCGTCGGGCTCTCCATGTGGACGCGGCATTTGTTGCCCCTGTGTGACCAGTTCATTCGGACCGCCAAAGGACACCCTTCCAAACATTTCTGGCAAAGCATTTACAAACCCCTCAATGCTTATGGAGGAGAACTCATTACAGGCTGGATCAAATTGTTCTTTCTGTATTTGGGTTCAGAACCCGATGCTCAAAAAATCAATGAGATGCTGGAAAAACCGTTTCAGGGGTTTGCTTCAAAAGACAGTGTGTACTCCCGAAACCTGTCAGATGGTCTGTCCAAGGTCGCCATCACGGTCAAACAGGTGCATTTTGATGGCACAATCACTTTGCATCCCTTCCAGCTTGTTGCAGGTGTGGTGGGTGCAACACAGGATCCCAAAACTTTGCACATTGAACCCCTGTTGGGCTGGGGTGTAGCAAAAACATCTTACAAAGCCATCAAAACCACCCATCAAAACCAAAAAAGCAGTCCATTGAAAAAAAGAGACCTGCTTCAGGTGGGTCTGAAACGCAAAACCGCAGATGCAATCATGGAAATTCAGAAACGAGAAGGACGCATTGGCAGATATCACCTGTGGGGATTTGATTTGGGAGACTGCAAAGACCTTGGGAGCCATGTGGTGGTGGGCCGAAATCCTCAGGAAACGTTGCTCATTGAAAAGAAAACGGGCCATGTGTATGTGGCAGATCCAGAAGGAAAACATCCCATCAAAGCAAACACCTCCATCGAAAGGTTCAATGATTTTGTCCTGAGGTTCAACAGGTTTTTTGATGGCGACATGCCACCCATCACCATCGAACAGGTTGGCGTGCTCCATTTGTTTGAAGACATTGAAGCCATATTGATGCGTGATGAACCTTCAGCACTTTTTCATCCAGAAGATTACTGGCCCCAACGTTTGAAGGCTCGGGGTTGGCCACTGCGAAAATCGAATCCATGA
- a CDS encoding sugar-binding transcriptional regulator yields the protein MQNQDDLAVQVARLYYYQNLTTEKIAEELGLSRPKVSRLLTHAKKNGLVEIRIHDPREPTRTLEGLLKEHFQLERVHVIPTPENASESECMTRVAMYAANYINMLVHKDMTVGIAWGTTLNAVSQHLIPKPTPGVTLVQLNGSGTPSNFMSDHALGLLQRFGDNFQASVNPFPIPAFFDFADTKRALWRERSIKRVLDLQQQADLLLYSIGSARASVLSYVYSANYLDPQDMKDMQQMHVVGDIATVFFREDGSFDGIPLNDRASGPDLSLFKNRKGAVCIVAGESKALALWGALRGRLMSELIVDDKTVRKVLSFGGVV from the coding sequence ATGCAAAATCAGGATGATCTGGCTGTGCAGGTGGCAAGGCTGTACTACTACCAGAACCTCACCACCGAAAAGATCGCGGAAGAACTCGGGCTGTCCAGACCCAAAGTCAGCCGACTGCTCACCCATGCCAAAAAGAACGGGCTGGTCGAAATCCGCATCCACGACCCCAGAGAACCCACCCGCACACTGGAAGGGCTTCTCAAAGAGCACTTTCAACTGGAACGGGTGCATGTGATTCCCACCCCCGAGAACGCCTCCGAATCCGAATGCATGACCCGCGTGGCCATGTACGCTGCCAATTACATCAACATGCTGGTGCACAAAGACATGACCGTGGGCATCGCGTGGGGCACCACCCTGAATGCCGTCTCCCAGCACCTGATTCCCAAACCCACCCCCGGCGTGACCCTCGTGCAACTGAACGGATCCGGCACCCCCAGCAACTTCATGAGCGACCACGCTCTGGGCCTCTTGCAACGCTTTGGGGACAACTTTCAGGCCTCGGTGAATCCCTTTCCCATCCCAGCTTTCTTTGATTTTGCAGACACCAAACGGGCGCTCTGGCGTGAACGCAGCATCAAACGGGTCCTCGACCTGCAACAACAGGCCGACCTGTTGCTGTACTCGATCGGAAGCGCCAGAGCCAGCGTGCTCAGTTACGTTTACTCTGCCAATTACCTTGATCCGCAAGACATGAAAGACATGCAGCAAATGCATGTGGTGGGAGACATCGCCACGGTGTTCTTCCGCGAAGACGGCAGTTTTGACGGCATCCCCCTGAATGACCGGGCCAGCGGACCGGACCTTTCCTTGTTCAAAAACCGCAAAGGCGCAGTGTGCATTGTGGCCGGAGAAAGCAAAGCTCTGGCGCTCTGGGGGGCACTCAGGGGCCGCTTGATGTCTGAGCTCATCGTGGATGACAAGACGGTACGCAAGGTGCTGTCTTTTGGTGGGGTGGTTTGA
- a CDS encoding bifunctional diguanylate cyclase/phosphodiesterase produces MHSDPLLLHLFELSQDWLVLLDLNGKHLRVSASFARAVGRKADAFVGRTCAELGLPDFFETIPLHTDFAQWHGLKVEWNGQVHEMLATRVQIADASGEPASTLVCARNAGLNALQEAGIEHHLLKNILDSDPSAVCLKDAQGRFLLVNQALADLYQLTPEQMLGKTVQEINPYPQEVTLIEGQDQEVLQTQTRKQFPPYAITAPDGTQRWLSTVKQPLFNAQQPEDYILGVSTDVTHLHETQEALKAREQAYQKLLQNAQRRTRELILLDRIQMALANKLELGQLYHAVVDAITEQLGYSIVLMALKEEDMVVRVASRGYDQWPMRAPLQGTAAGKAIRTGQPVLLEDVTQSEDYFAGLPGVKSCISVPVFAGHQAVGALVIESLQRTLDGQDLALMIRVAEQLGLAIENTGLHEKTRQDLVRTRALYQVSQALHHVGSQEALLEEICQGVMQAIPARWCLIYMLDFEHQQVEYSASTGNNMPPIEMVGFHELQDGLTGWALGHQQAALSLKDVRDDRESEMVHQNRLMREVGSVIVAPLIHQGQPIGTLTALNHLNDPNFTEADVDWLTSVAQQVALALVQRKLTHQVQHLAFHDALTGLPNRMFFEEHLKTSMARAKRQNSRLAVLFIDLDGFKNVNDTLGHHVGDALLQHISERLGRRIRESDVFARMGGDEFAVVLNDLHDPIDAVQVAQKFLDLLKKPFKINLHELFISASIGISVFPEDGQEVSTLLSHADTAMYRAKSLGKNDIQSFTPELAEKVRERLSLEMDLRHALHRKEMLLHYQPIVDLKTLQVVGHEALLRWVHPEKGFIPPDRFIPVAEESGLINALGAWVLQEACRQNALWHNAGQSNLRIAVNISMIQFAHSGFMDTLKDALQESALPPEWLELEITESVMLHDTEMVKARLQALRNLGVRVSVDDFGTGYSSLKYLHELPIDTLKIDRSFVNGLLTHASQAALVKTIVLMAQSLGLNVVAEGIETPEQLQHLQSLGCSEAQGYHFCRPLPAAQLPHMNT; encoded by the coding sequence ATGCACAGCGACCCCTTGCTCTTGCACCTTTTTGAACTCTCACAGGATTGGCTGGTGCTGTTGGACCTGAACGGCAAGCATCTGCGGGTGAGTGCTTCTTTTGCCAGAGCCGTGGGACGGAAAGCAGACGCGTTTGTGGGTCGCACCTGTGCTGAATTGGGTCTTCCAGACTTCTTCGAAACCATTCCCTTGCACACTGACTTTGCACAATGGCATGGCCTGAAAGTGGAGTGGAATGGGCAAGTGCATGAGATGCTGGCCACCCGCGTACAAATTGCAGATGCTTCAGGAGAGCCTGCTTCAACCTTGGTTTGTGCCCGCAATGCTGGCCTGAACGCCTTGCAAGAAGCGGGCATCGAGCACCACCTGCTGAAAAACATTCTGGACAGCGATCCCAGTGCCGTGTGTTTAAAAGATGCGCAGGGACGGTTTTTGCTGGTCAATCAGGCTCTGGCAGACCTCTATCAACTGACACCCGAACAAATGCTGGGCAAAACCGTTCAGGAGATCAATCCTTACCCGCAAGAGGTGACTTTGATTGAGGGTCAGGATCAGGAGGTCTTGCAGACCCAGACCCGCAAACAATTTCCGCCTTATGCCATCACTGCGCCGGATGGCACGCAACGCTGGCTGTCCACCGTCAAGCAACCCCTGTTCAATGCCCAGCAACCCGAGGATTACATTCTGGGGGTGTCCACCGATGTCACCCACCTGCATGAAACCCAGGAAGCTTTAAAAGCCAGAGAGCAGGCCTACCAGAAATTGCTGCAAAACGCCCAGCGCCGAACCCGGGAGTTGATTTTGCTGGACCGCATCCAGATGGCCCTTGCCAACAAACTGGAATTGGGGCAGCTTTACCATGCTGTGGTGGATGCCATCACCGAACAGCTCGGGTACTCGATTGTGCTGATGGCCCTGAAAGAAGAAGACATGGTGGTGCGGGTGGCCTCCAGAGGTTACGACCAGTGGCCCATGCGGGCTCCCCTTCAGGGAACGGCAGCAGGGAAAGCGATTCGGACAGGGCAACCGGTCCTGCTGGAAGATGTGACCCAATCCGAGGATTACTTTGCTGGTTTGCCCGGGGTGAAATCCTGCATCAGCGTTCCGGTTTTTGCCGGGCATCAGGCGGTGGGGGCTCTGGTCATCGAGAGCCTGCAACGCACCCTGGACGGGCAGGACCTGGCCTTGATGATCCGGGTTGCTGAACAGTTGGGTCTGGCCATCGAAAACACAGGCCTCCACGAAAAGACCCGTCAGGATCTGGTGCGAACCCGAGCCCTGTATCAGGTCAGTCAGGCGCTGCACCACGTGGGAAGTCAAGAAGCCCTGCTGGAAGAGATCTGTCAGGGTGTGATGCAGGCCATCCCGGCCAGATGGTGCCTGATTTACATGCTGGATTTTGAACACCAGCAGGTGGAATATTCTGCTTCTACAGGCAACAACATGCCTCCCATTGAAATGGTCGGTTTTCATGAGCTGCAAGACGGTTTGACCGGCTGGGCATTGGGTCACCAGCAGGCTGCACTGTCCCTCAAAGACGTGCGGGACGACCGTGAGTCCGAAATGGTGCACCAAAACCGTTTGATGCGTGAAGTGGGCTCGGTGATTGTGGCCCCCCTGATCCATCAGGGACAGCCGATTGGCACCCTCACCGCCCTCAATCACCTGAACGATCCCAATTTCACCGAAGCCGATGTGGATTGGCTCACCAGCGTGGCCCAGCAGGTGGCTCTGGCTCTGGTGCAACGCAAATTGACCCATCAGGTGCAGCATCTGGCTTTTCACGATGCCCTGACTGGACTGCCCAACCGGATGTTCTTCGAAGAACACCTGAAAACCAGCATGGCCAGAGCGAAACGCCAGAACAGCCGTCTGGCGGTGCTGTTCATTGATCTGGACGGGTTCAAAAACGTCAACGACACCCTCGGGCACCATGTGGGGGATGCGTTGTTGCAGCACATCAGTGAAAGACTGGGGCGCCGCATCCGGGAAAGCGATGTGTTTGCGCGCATGGGTGGAGATGAATTTGCAGTGGTGCTCAATGACCTGCACGACCCCATTGATGCCGTGCAGGTGGCCCAGAAATTCCTGGACCTGCTGAAAAAACCCTTCAAGATCAACCTGCATGAACTGTTCATCTCTGCCAGCATTGGGATCAGCGTGTTCCCAGAGGACGGACAGGAGGTCAGCACCCTGCTCAGCCATGCCGACACCGCCATGTACCGGGCCAAGTCGCTGGGCAAAAACGACATCCAGAGCTTCACCCCTGAGCTTGCCGAGAAGGTGCGGGAAAGGCTGTCTCTGGAAATGGATTTGCGTCATGCCCTGCACCGCAAGGAAATGCTGCTGCATTATCAACCCATCGTGGACCTGAAAACCCTGCAGGTGGTGGGGCACGAAGCCCTGCTGCGCTGGGTGCACCCCGAGAAAGGGTTCATCCCACCAGACCGTTTCATTCCGGTGGCCGAGGAGTCCGGTCTGATCAACGCCCTTGGTGCATGGGTGCTGCAGGAGGCCTGCAGACAGAATGCCCTGTGGCACAATGCAGGCCAAAGCAACTTGAGGATTGCTGTGAACATCTCGATGATCCAGTTCGCCCACTCGGGTTTCATGGACACCCTGAAAGATGCCCTGCAAGAGAGTGCTCTGCCCCCAGAGTGGCTGGAACTCGAAATCACCGAAAGCGTGATGCTGCACGACACCGAGATGGTCAAGGCCAGATTGCAGGCCTTGCGAAACCTCGGGGTGCGGGTTTCCGTGGATGATTTTGGCACCGGGTACTCTTCTTTGAAGTACCTGCATGAACTGCCCATCGACACCCTGAAAATTGACCGCTCTTTTGTGAATGGCCTGCTGACCCATGCCAGTCAGGCGGCTCTGGTCAAGACCATCGTGCTGATGGCCCAGAGCCTCGGGCTCAACGTGGTCGCCGAAGGGATCGAGACCCCCGAGCAACTCCAGCACCTGCAAAGTCTGGGGTGCAGCGAAGCGCAAGGATACCACTTCTGCAGGCCCCTTCCTGCAGCACAACTGCCCCACATGAACACCTGA